A genomic segment from Vicinamibacterales bacterium encodes:
- the fdhE gene encoding formate dehydrogenase accessory protein FdhE, with the protein MTRKDFNLEDSLQRAEARWCQIEADTPELAAAVTLQRSLVRRIAGLTEALEQSNWTPPDIETTVIVTTLSMSRALLHEHRVDLPTEILEPGLCDLCNILAIGGAGDAARHVDHAIQEQRLSTTSLLNASLTRRQNDIRTGAIHPGLAPDLLWLVAELTVGPIAHEFQRAILTNDGIEPKVRKAINAWGHGTCLICGSWPALGECRECDVTLRCSFCGAGWKLQEPACPYCLSPEIQHEPPTPGQPSLQLLFCEVCCGYLKVIEVNEAIPSILLPIEDLATTAGDVRAMERNLVRPPLPEAPLGESNDAGCAGGPITN; encoded by the coding sequence ATGACCCGTAAGGATTTCAACTTAGAAGACTCACTGCAACGCGCCGAAGCACGATGGTGCCAGATCGAGGCTGACACCCCTGAGTTAGCAGCAGCTGTCACACTTCAGCGATCTCTCGTCCGACGAATTGCTGGGTTAACCGAAGCACTCGAGCAATCAAATTGGACACCACCTGACATTGAAACGACAGTGATAGTAACTACGCTTAGCATGTCGCGTGCCCTACTACATGAACACCGTGTTGATCTACCAACAGAAATCCTCGAACCCGGGTTATGCGACCTATGTAACATTCTGGCGATCGGCGGCGCAGGCGACGCGGCCCGACATGTCGACCACGCGATTCAAGAACAGCGGCTCAGCACAACCTCGCTCCTGAACGCATCACTAACTCGCCGCCAAAACGATATCCGAACGGGTGCCATCCACCCTGGCTTAGCGCCGGATCTTCTGTGGTTAGTTGCCGAACTGACTGTTGGACCCATTGCTCATGAGTTCCAGAGAGCAATCCTTACCAATGACGGCATCGAACCTAAGGTCCGTAAGGCTATTAATGCTTGGGGCCATGGAACATGCCTCATATGTGGCTCCTGGCCTGCCCTCGGCGAATGCCGGGAGTGCGATGTCACTCTGAGGTGTTCCTTCTGCGGTGCCGGATGGAAGCTCCAAGAACCCGCATGCCCATACTGCTTGTCACCAGAGATTCAGCATGAACCGCCAACACCAGGTCAACCTTCACTACAGCTTTTATTCTGTGAGGTGTGCTGCGGTTACCTAAAGGTTATCGAAGTGAACGAGGCGATTCCGTCCATCCTTCTACCAATTGAGGATCTCGCGACGACGGCTGGCGATGTACGAGCCATGGAACGAAATCTCGTACGTCCGCCGCTTCCTGAAGCACCTCTAGGGGAATCAAATGATGCTGGTTGTGCCGGCGGTCCTATAACGAACTAA
- a CDS encoding PD-(D/E)XK nuclease family protein: MGIEAVTPRRTRLLRAQDLQSFQRAIVDTIARPGQTEPESSAVIVPSRSAATQLRYTIEALTNSSEQFSALLTRSEWYACLHQRLPGSPPALSDCEREFLLAEAARDTVASGVSPPFIIRPGLVGKMLAFYDALRRQRRTLGDFSRLAVGELEPSAPIDRGAARMLDQTNFLVDAFTEFEARVTATARLDEHQLRARLLTDVCQPPFQHIVITVGEQPVSTDGLWLADFDLLTRMPHLEQIDVVVTEELLACGFLERIHELLPGIREERVETSQSRQPSLETPVDAEKTYFVHRDREEELWAIARRLKKDRLTDAAQETAADGGVGVVFQRPLPYLYLAEQIFGGSKISFETAHGFPLAAEPYAAFVDLVLDVVISKFARDDLTALLRSPHLPLASCNDDGKVTPLSAESISVLSRNLEQAGHVGGRDGLNQLADSWHQRSDAEELRHPLNTALAIVDALAPLEIVSSASEEWHILLTFLKRGDPVNVGLEAERERQSRVREAVYSVIGQLEKAAKVSAGPSVTPSELKASFRRRIEAEVFTPHYDRGGVRFVDAAAAKYGRFRVLCVVGLVHGEWATMPPRNVFYPTTILQQLGWPSDAQVTQIGRAEFRDLLFLPTRHVRLSTFQLEHDTLATPATLLEDAPEVELSLSLEPQFQINRVSATDMFAGGPIVPSVVSGEVRQWLLARHSTCTEPEPMPGVISALEPRPYTVSRVEQYLNCPFKYFCGSVLQLDEEHDLTPTLTRRAQGELLHEILRKFVEAWQALGHFGFAVEDIDAALTLAQRIVDQELKVLSPVDRQLARNRLLGSAAGTGLVERFIRVETGRLGEVIESQVERPFSGEFEFLDRAGAKRRVGIRGVADRVDFLSDGSVRVIDYKLGRPPKSGRAIQLPVYMTCVDQDLARDRKQSWRSGEAAYVAFGASEPRVPIFTSGDGGESVLNEGQARFLEAVDGIESGELPPRPAEDRLCSSCGFAAVCRKGKRV; this comes from the coding sequence TTGGGAATAGAGGCGGTCACTCCTCGACGCACCCGCCTTCTTAGGGCGCAGGATCTTCAGTCTTTTCAACGTGCCATCGTTGACACTATCGCGCGCCCAGGTCAGACAGAGCCTGAATCTAGCGCCGTGATCGTGCCTTCCCGGTCCGCCGCTACCCAACTCCGGTACACCATCGAAGCACTGACCAACAGTAGCGAGCAGTTTTCTGCATTACTCACACGCTCTGAGTGGTACGCGTGCTTGCATCAACGCCTCCCGGGCTCACCTCCTGCACTTTCGGACTGTGAGCGAGAATTCCTGCTAGCTGAAGCTGCAAGAGACACTGTTGCCAGTGGTGTTTCGCCGCCATTCATCATTAGGCCAGGTCTGGTTGGGAAAATGCTGGCGTTCTACGATGCGCTCCGTCGGCAGCGGCGAACCTTAGGTGATTTTTCGAGGCTAGCTGTTGGAGAACTGGAGCCCAGTGCACCAATCGATCGTGGTGCGGCACGGATGCTTGACCAGACGAATTTTCTTGTCGACGCCTTTACGGAGTTTGAGGCGCGCGTCACAGCGACGGCTCGACTAGATGAGCACCAACTTCGGGCACGGCTCCTCACGGATGTCTGCCAACCACCGTTTCAACACATCGTTATAACCGTAGGCGAACAACCCGTTTCGACGGATGGTCTCTGGCTCGCCGATTTCGATCTTCTGACCCGGATGCCTCATCTTGAGCAGATTGACGTTGTGGTGACTGAGGAATTGCTCGCGTGTGGTTTCCTTGAGCGAATCCACGAACTCTTGCCTGGCATTAGAGAAGAGCGTGTTGAGACCTCACAAAGTCGTCAGCCGAGTCTGGAAACACCTGTCGATGCGGAGAAGACCTATTTTGTCCACCGTGACCGCGAAGAGGAGCTGTGGGCAATCGCGAGGCGCTTGAAAAAGGATCGTCTCACCGACGCCGCTCAGGAAACCGCAGCTGACGGTGGGGTCGGCGTCGTCTTTCAGCGTCCTTTGCCTTACTTATATCTCGCTGAGCAAATCTTCGGTGGGTCGAAGATTTCTTTCGAGACAGCACACGGATTTCCACTTGCGGCCGAGCCTTATGCGGCGTTCGTTGACCTTGTCCTGGACGTCGTGATCTCCAAGTTCGCTAGGGACGATCTGACCGCGTTGCTAAGATCGCCGCATTTGCCCTTAGCCAGTTGTAATGACGACGGCAAGGTCACTCCGCTGTCGGCGGAGTCCATAAGCGTGCTCAGCCGAAATTTAGAGCAGGCCGGGCACGTTGGGGGGCGAGATGGCTTGAACCAACTCGCCGACTCTTGGCATCAGCGCTCCGATGCCGAAGAACTTCGCCACCCGTTGAATACTGCGTTGGCGATCGTTGATGCCTTGGCTCCACTTGAGATTGTTTCCTCCGCATCCGAGGAATGGCATATTTTGCTCACCTTCCTCAAGAGGGGTGACCCTGTGAATGTTGGGTTGGAGGCTGAACGGGAGCGACAGAGTCGAGTCCGCGAGGCAGTCTACAGCGTCATCGGACAGTTAGAGAAGGCTGCCAAAGTATCCGCCGGTCCTTCGGTAACCCCGAGCGAGTTGAAAGCAAGCTTTCGCCGTCGGATCGAAGCAGAGGTATTCACGCCCCATTACGATCGAGGTGGCGTACGTTTCGTCGATGCCGCAGCGGCCAAGTATGGGCGCTTCCGGGTTCTATGCGTCGTTGGTTTGGTTCATGGCGAATGGGCCACTATGCCTCCGCGTAATGTCTTTTACCCCACGACCATACTTCAGCAACTAGGATGGCCTAGTGACGCACAAGTAACACAAATTGGCCGAGCGGAGTTCAGGGACTTATTATTCTTGCCTACTCGACACGTTAGGCTTTCGACCTTTCAACTGGAGCACGATACGCTTGCTACGCCGGCCACACTTCTCGAGGACGCACCCGAGGTCGAACTTTCATTAAGTCTTGAGCCCCAATTTCAAATCAATCGAGTCAGTGCCACTGATATGTTTGCCGGTGGACCGATTGTACCGTCAGTAGTCTCTGGTGAAGTTAGGCAATGGCTGTTGGCACGGCATTCGACTTGCACTGAGCCGGAGCCGATGCCTGGCGTCATTAGCGCTCTCGAGCCACGGCCCTACACGGTGAGTCGTGTTGAGCAATATCTTAACTGTCCGTTCAAGTACTTTTGCGGGTCGGTACTGCAACTCGATGAAGAGCATGATCTCACTCCAACTCTCACCAGGCGCGCGCAGGGAGAGTTACTTCATGAGATTCTTCGGAAGTTCGTTGAGGCATGGCAAGCTCTCGGTCATTTCGGTTTTGCGGTGGAAGATATCGACGCTGCGCTCACCCTTGCCCAGCGGATTGTTGACCAAGAATTGAAAGTGTTGTCCCCGGTAGATCGCCAGCTTGCGCGGAATCGCCTTCTAGGTTCGGCTGCAGGAACAGGACTAGTTGAACGGTTCATTAGAGTTGAAACTGGTCGCTTGGGCGAAGTTATCGAGTCGCAGGTCGAGCGGCCATTCAGCGGGGAGTTCGAGTTCCTCGACCGTGCTGGGGCCAAGCGCCGCGTTGGTATACGCGGAGTTGCTGACCGAGTTGATTTTCTCTCCGACGGCTCGGTCCGAGTCATTGATTACAAACTCGGTAGACCACCGAAAAGCGGGCGAGCGATTCAACTTCCGGTCTATATGACGTGTGTTGACCAGGATCTCGCAAGAGATCGAAAACAGTCGTGGCGGTCAGGCGAAGCAGCCTATGTCGCCTTTGGAGCTTCAGAGCCCAGGGTGCCAATATTCACTTCTGGCGATGGCGGGGAATCGGTTCTGAATGAGGGTCAGGCGCGGTTCCTCGAGGCCGTTGATGGTATCGAGAGCGGTGAACTTCCGCCGCGTCCTGCGGAGGATCGGCTCTGCTCGTCGTGTGGTTTTGCCGCTGTCTGTCGAAAGGGGAAGCGAGTTTGA
- a CDS encoding DUF6130 family protein gives MHRNEYTEVLCSSTRFVLVMLIAGGAITTTACGGGEETAQEPDTVVEEPAVEESPMDTSPRVSFLAPEEGATVSSPVHLMFGAENFVIEPVTDPPTIRQGFGHHHIGIDTDCLPAGEVIPQADPWVHFGTGSFMIDMQFEPGPHRVCLQIGDGEHRTIEGLNAMVSFTVE, from the coding sequence ATGCATCGTAATGAGTACACAGAAGTGTTATGCAGTTCGACCCGTTTCGTTCTAGTTATGTTGATAGCAGGTGGAGCGATCACCACGACCGCATGCGGCGGCGGCGAGGAGACGGCCCAGGAGCCTGACACCGTTGTCGAAGAACCGGCAGTCGAAGAATCACCGATGGATACGTCACCGCGCGTCTCCTTCCTTGCCCCGGAAGAGGGTGCCACGGTTAGCAGCCCTGTGCATTTGATGTTTGGGGCTGAAAACTTCGTGATTGAGCCGGTGACCGATCCACCTACAATCCGCCAGGGTTTTGGACACCACCACATTGGTATTGACACCGACTGTCTCCCAGCTGGCGAGGTGATTCCACAGGCGGATCCGTGGGTACATTTTGGCACTGGTTCATTCATGATTGACATGCAATTTGAACCCGGCCCTCATCGTGTTTGCCTACAAATCGGCGATGGGGAGCATCGGACGATTGAAGGCTTGAACGCTATGGTCTCTTTCACAGTCGAGTAA
- a CDS encoding nucleotidyltransferase family protein, whose amino-acid sequence MIPGVILAGGASSRMGRAKALLPTANEGQTFLSQLVRTLWAGGVDDVVVVVSSTSGDVERVLSKESLSCRLVVNHQPERGQISSVLTALAAIDRPGVTGMLVTLVDVPLVSPETISRILAAFRTRHGPVVRPASGAKHGHPVVFGREVFDDLRQADQSVGLKSVIRAHEAAIINVPIDDPGAFIDIDDPEDYVRFIGPWPFSKSLR is encoded by the coding sequence ATGATCCCTGGTGTGATCCTAGCAGGTGGTGCGTCATCCAGGATGGGGCGCGCCAAAGCTCTACTGCCTACTGCCAACGAAGGTCAGACTTTTCTTTCCCAGCTCGTGAGAACACTTTGGGCCGGTGGCGTGGATGACGTTGTGGTCGTGGTTTCGTCAACGTCTGGAGATGTTGAGCGTGTACTCTCCAAGGAGTCGCTAAGTTGTCGCCTTGTCGTAAATCATCAGCCCGAGCGTGGCCAGATTTCGTCAGTGCTTACTGCATTAGCCGCAATCGACAGACCTGGAGTGACAGGCATGCTGGTCACCCTAGTCGACGTTCCGTTAGTGAGTCCGGAGACGATAAGCCGTATCCTTGCAGCGTTTCGCACCCGACACGGGCCGGTTGTACGACCAGCCTCCGGCGCTAAGCACGGTCACCCTGTGGTGTTTGGTCGGGAGGTGTTCGACGATCTGCGACAGGCCGATCAATCTGTCGGGCTCAAATCCGTCATCCGTGCTCATGAGGCGGCCATTATCAACGTTCCCATCGATGACCCAGGTGCATTCATCGATATTGATGACCCCGAAGATTACGTGCGATTTATCGGCCCTTGGCCATTTAGCAAGTCGTTGCGTTGA
- a CDS encoding PHP domain-containing protein translates to MIDLHLHTTASDGAYSPEELLLLASSVGVRTLSITDHDTMAAVPKASALADSFGVELLAGIEITAVCDGHDIHILGYFLTVRPTGLDTFLAAQRRHRTDRLREMANRLTVLGVGVDIDRLLAERAAAGRSPGRPHLAEALVAARHATSVQEAFERWLGDGRAAWVPRHGPSPEQVIETISRAGGVASLAHPGLTGNRRLVSRLAEVGLEAVEVYHGQHDLVTKKRLLKQARSLGLAVTGGSDFHSDADHRSSHLGRVGLPVMELQGLRDRLTRADRRIETDQSDSE, encoded by the coding sequence GTGATCGACCTTCACCTACACACCACAGCGTCTGACGGTGCTTACTCGCCCGAAGAGTTGTTGTTACTGGCGTCGTCTGTTGGTGTACGGACTCTTAGTATTACGGACCACGATACGATGGCTGCCGTTCCGAAGGCATCAGCACTTGCGGACTCCTTCGGAGTGGAGTTGCTAGCAGGCATCGAAATTACGGCAGTGTGCGACGGCCATGATATTCACATTCTGGGCTACTTTCTGACGGTTCGTCCCACGGGACTTGACACCTTTCTTGCTGCCCAACGGCGGCACCGAACTGACCGTTTACGGGAGATGGCCAATCGACTGACAGTTTTAGGCGTTGGTGTGGACATCGATCGATTGCTGGCCGAACGTGCCGCTGCCGGTCGATCGCCGGGGCGTCCGCATTTGGCTGAAGCCTTGGTAGCTGCGAGGCACGCCACATCTGTTCAGGAGGCCTTTGAACGTTGGCTTGGTGATGGTCGCGCTGCGTGGGTGCCACGGCACGGACCTTCACCTGAGCAGGTGATAGAGACTATTTCGCGGGCTGGTGGTGTCGCTTCACTGGCCCATCCTGGCCTAACTGGTAATCGTCGGCTGGTGAGCCGCTTAGCTGAGGTGGGGCTGGAAGCTGTGGAGGTGTACCATGGTCAACACGATCTGGTAACCAAGAAGCGACTTCTCAAACAAGCACGTAGCTTGGGGTTGGCAGTCACTGGAGGGTCGGATTTTCATAGTGATGCTGATCATCGCTCTAGTCATTTGGGACGGGTCGGTCTTCCAGTGATGGAGCTTCAGGGTTTGCGCGATCGGTTGACGCGTGCCGATCGCCGTATCGAGACCGACCAAAGCGATTCTGAGTAG
- the erpA gene encoding iron-sulfur cluster insertion protein ErpA, giving the protein MSGLINVTPTAATKIQALLSEEDKQLAGLRVFVQGGGCSGFQYGLMIEEGEGDAESDRVFESNGVKLFVDPISIRYLTGAEVDFVDNLTGGGFTIKNPNAKSTCGCGSSFGV; this is encoded by the coding sequence ATGAGTGGACTTATTAACGTGACTCCGACTGCGGCTACCAAGATTCAGGCGCTTCTTAGCGAGGAAGACAAGCAGCTGGCAGGACTTCGTGTTTTCGTGCAGGGTGGTGGATGCTCAGGGTTTCAGTACGGCTTGATGATTGAGGAGGGCGAGGGCGACGCGGAATCCGATCGCGTGTTCGAGTCAAATGGGGTCAAGCTGTTCGTTGATCCGATCAGTATCCGATACCTCACAGGTGCCGAAGTAGACTTCGTCGATAATCTAACAGGCGGTGGATTCACCATTAAGAATCCGAACGCCAAGTCCACCTGTGGTTGTGGTTCGTCGTTCGGTGTTTAA
- a CDS encoding cold shock domain-containing protein, with amino-acid sequence MSSGTIARLLIDKGFGFIRDEGGIEHFFHRSAVRGAVFELLREGQRVEFVVEESAKGPRAGEVQLIES; translated from the coding sequence ATGTCAAGCGGCACGATTGCGAGACTCCTCATTGACAAAGGCTTTGGTTTCATCCGCGATGAGGGTGGAATCGAACACTTCTTCCACCGTAGTGCGGTGCGAGGTGCTGTGTTCGAATTGCTCCGTGAGGGCCAACGTGTGGAGTTCGTTGTAGAAGAATCTGCCAAGGGTCCCCGCGCTGGCGAGGTCCAACTCATCGAGAGCTAG
- a CDS encoding asparaginase encodes MGRVVQAFILVLVAVLLTGTSIAAQEMASARVRLIATGGTISNREGGRLTAKELIELVPNLTNYAQVEAEQFANVSSSRLTLNQWLQLSRRVNHVLAEDPGLAGVVVTSGTDTLEETAYFLHLTVRSERPVVVVGAMRNPSTLGYEGAANLQQAFRVAAAPQSRGKGALVVLNGEINSAREVTKTDSLRLHTFATRGYGVLGLVDRDGVVYYRNMLRRHTYRSEFDLAGVTELPRVDVILVYQGASGDLIESVVDAGAHGIVVAAAGAGATSGTQNEAMAYAHKRGVFTVMSTRSGSGRVIPRQLPPLEQGMPESRRLGIAHRIAAQDLAPLKARILLMLALTRTSDVTEIRRMFSEY; translated from the coding sequence ATGGGGCGTGTTGTCCAGGCTTTCATTCTGGTTCTTGTCGCAGTTCTACTGACTGGAACCTCCATAGCGGCACAAGAAATGGCTTCGGCCCGCGTGCGTTTGATCGCCACTGGCGGAACGATTTCGAATCGGGAGGGTGGCCGCCTAACGGCTAAAGAACTTATTGAGCTCGTTCCGAACCTGACCAACTACGCGCAGGTCGAGGCGGAACAGTTCGCTAATGTCTCAAGTTCCCGGCTAACACTGAACCAATGGCTACAACTCTCGCGGCGCGTGAACCACGTCCTTGCCGAGGACCCAGGATTGGCTGGCGTTGTCGTCACGAGCGGAACCGACACGCTTGAAGAAACAGCTTATTTCTTGCATCTGACGGTCAGAAGTGAACGTCCCGTCGTCGTGGTGGGCGCGATGCGCAATCCAAGTACGCTCGGATATGAGGGCGCGGCGAACCTGCAGCAGGCGTTTCGTGTAGCGGCCGCACCTCAATCTCGTGGTAAAGGTGCCCTCGTCGTGCTCAATGGGGAAATCAATTCAGCCCGAGAGGTGACCAAGACCGACTCTCTGCGTCTACACACATTCGCAACAAGAGGTTATGGAGTCCTTGGCCTCGTGGACCGCGATGGTGTCGTTTACTACCGTAACATGTTGCGCCGTCACACTTACCGGAGCGAATTTGATCTGGCTGGCGTCACGGAATTGCCTCGCGTTGACGTAATTTTGGTCTACCAGGGCGCTTCCGGGGACTTGATCGAGTCGGTCGTCGATGCCGGAGCTCATGGCATCGTAGTCGCAGCAGCCGGCGCTGGTGCGACGAGCGGTACCCAAAACGAAGCAATGGCCTACGCGCACAAACGAGGTGTATTCACCGTCATGAGCACACGTAGCGGGAGCGGGCGCGTCATACCACGCCAACTACCGCCACTCGAACAAGGCATGCCAGAAAGCCGCCGACTGGGCATCGCTCATCGAATCGCCGCACAAGACCTAGCCCCACTCAAGGCTCGCATTCTGCTGATGTTGGCCTTGACGAGAACCAGCGATGTTACAGAAATTCGTCGGATGTTCTCGGAGTACTGA
- a CDS encoding transcriptional repressor yields MEQPAAYVDRLRPAGGKRSGKRDLIVDVFLRQEGHLSADDLASLVKKEDNKIGRATVYRALQWMVAAGIARKVDFGEGHFRFEHSYRHPRHFHLLCKACGRSSEFLSSDIELLIEEIASVQRFTTSQNVLQVYGTCDACKTGSKSVDNVATTELLFARDALRIAIATERSGLAFYLKASSITNDRNGRKVFQKLAEEEREHLECLEKRYKEILAQDPQLEVRPTFLFFKGAADGLFTVGTEELLKGVDAKQAFMIGIKCERGSHRFFKRYGERFEDSEGKQIFLDFADDEREHLELLIRESRALFKRSPRKRPNAKRSSRSTRRASA; encoded by the coding sequence ATGGAACAGCCGGCTGCCTACGTAGACCGTCTCCGCCCTGCTGGTGGGAAGCGTTCGGGTAAGCGCGATCTGATCGTCGATGTGTTCCTCCGTCAGGAGGGTCACCTAAGCGCTGATGACCTGGCCAGTCTCGTTAAGAAGGAAGACAATAAAATTGGTCGGGCCACCGTGTACCGGGCGCTCCAGTGGATGGTGGCTGCTGGGATCGCACGCAAGGTCGATTTCGGCGAAGGCCATTTTCGATTCGAGCACTCGTATCGACATCCGCGACACTTCCACTTGCTATGCAAGGCTTGTGGGCGCTCATCTGAGTTCCTCAGTTCAGATATTGAGTTATTGATTGAAGAAATCGCTTCAGTCCAGCGGTTCACAACCAGTCAAAACGTGTTGCAGGTGTACGGTACGTGCGACGCGTGCAAGACAGGGAGTAAATCTGTAGACAATGTCGCGACAACGGAGTTGCTATTCGCGCGTGACGCCCTTCGTATTGCTATTGCGACTGAGCGGAGTGGACTGGCGTTCTATTTGAAGGCTTCGAGCATTACCAATGACAGGAACGGGCGCAAGGTGTTTCAAAAATTGGCCGAGGAAGAGCGCGAGCACCTGGAATGCCTAGAGAAACGATATAAGGAGATACTCGCCCAAGATCCGCAGTTAGAGGTTCGACCTACGTTCTTGTTCTTTAAGGGAGCAGCGGATGGTCTGTTCACGGTAGGCACCGAAGAGCTACTAAAAGGTGTCGATGCGAAACAAGCGTTCATGATTGGTATTAAGTGTGAGCGTGGATCACACCGCTTCTTTAAGCGGTACGGTGAGCGTTTCGAAGACTCTGAAGGTAAACAGATTTTCTTGGATTTTGCCGACGACGAACGTGAGCATCTTGAGTTGCTGATTCGTGAATCCCGCGCCTTATTTAAGCGATCACCACGAAAACGGCCAAATGCTAAGCGCTCCTCCCGTTCAACCCGCCGTGCGAGTGCTTAA